The proteins below are encoded in one region of Sulfitobacter sp. SK012:
- the edd gene encoding phosphogluconate dehydratase — MLNDIVARVTDRIVERSADSRSAYLARMRRAAEDGPARAHLSCSGQAHAYAGAGPDQDALATKSAGNIGIITTYNDMLSAHQPFERFPDLIRDAARAVGGTAQVAGGVPAMCDGVTQGTPGMELSLFSRDVIALAAGVGLSHNTFDSAVFLGVCDKIVPGLVIAAQAFGHLPAIFLPAGPMVSGLPNDEKAKVRQQFAAGEVGRDELMAAEMASYHGPGTCTFYGTANTNQMLMEFMGLHLPGASFVNPNTPLRDALTAAGAQRALAISHLGNDYTPVCDVLDERAFVNGIVGLNATGGSTNLLIHLVAMARAGGIILDWADFSDLADVTPLIARVYPNGLADVNHFHAAGGLGFMIGELLSAGLLHEGVETIAGQGLDRYTQEPKLDGDKVSWVSGAGKTLNDKILRPATEPFQATGGLKRLDGSLGAAVTKVSAVKPEHYIVEAPVRVFHDQETVKVAYKNGEFTSDVIVVVRFQGPKANGMPELHSLTPVLANLQAKGLNVALVTDGRMSGASGKVLSAIHVCPEAVDGGPIARLADGDVVRVDAKDGRLEIITEGVLDRPLVTADLSGNEHGQGRDLFANFRALVGSADTGASAL; from the coding sequence ATGCTTAACGATATTGTCGCACGCGTCACGGATCGGATCGTAGAACGTAGCGCAGATAGCCGCAGTGCCTATCTTGCCCGTATGCGGCGGGCCGCAGAGGACGGGCCCGCACGCGCGCATTTATCATGCTCCGGCCAGGCCCATGCCTATGCTGGCGCAGGCCCTGACCAAGATGCGCTTGCAACAAAATCCGCGGGTAACATCGGCATCATTACGACCTACAATGACATGCTGTCCGCACATCAACCGTTTGAACGGTTTCCGGATTTGATCCGGGATGCCGCCCGCGCGGTTGGCGGCACGGCGCAGGTTGCCGGTGGTGTGCCTGCGATGTGTGACGGCGTTACCCAAGGCACGCCGGGCATGGAATTGAGCCTCTTTTCGCGCGACGTAATTGCCTTGGCTGCTGGCGTTGGCCTCAGTCATAATACATTCGACAGCGCTGTTTTCTTGGGCGTCTGTGACAAGATCGTGCCGGGCCTCGTTATTGCCGCACAAGCCTTCGGGCATTTGCCAGCGATCTTTTTGCCTGCGGGTCCGATGGTTTCTGGCTTGCCCAACGATGAAAAAGCCAAGGTCCGCCAACAGTTCGCCGCTGGTGAAGTCGGCCGCGATGAATTGATGGCCGCTGAGATGGCATCCTATCATGGCCCCGGAACCTGCACTTTTTACGGCACTGCGAACACCAACCAGATGTTGATGGAATTCATGGGTCTGCACTTGCCCGGTGCGTCATTTGTGAACCCAAATACGCCTTTGCGCGATGCATTGACTGCCGCAGGCGCGCAGCGTGCGTTGGCGATAAGTCACCTGGGCAATGATTATACGCCGGTGTGCGATGTGCTAGATGAACGTGCATTTGTGAACGGGATTGTTGGGCTCAATGCAACAGGTGGGTCGACCAATCTTCTCATTCACCTTGTTGCGATGGCGCGCGCTGGCGGCATTATCCTCGACTGGGCGGACTTTTCGGATCTGGCGGATGTAACGCCCCTGATCGCCCGGGTTTATCCCAACGGTCTGGCGGATGTGAACCACTTCCACGCAGCTGGCGGTCTTGGTTTTATGATCGGCGAATTGCTCAGCGCGGGTTTACTGCATGAAGGTGTTGAGACGATCGCGGGCCAAGGTCTGGATCGGTACACGCAAGAACCTAAACTTGACGGCGACAAGGTGTCTTGGGTCTCGGGCGCTGGAAAAACGCTCAACGACAAGATCCTACGTCCGGCGACAGAGCCGTTCCAGGCAACGGGTGGTCTCAAACGGCTGGACGGATCGCTTGGCGCGGCGGTGACCAAAGTGTCGGCCGTGAAGCCTGAGCACTATATTGTCGAAGCCCCAGTCCGAGTGTTTCATGATCAAGAAACGGTCAAGGTGGCGTATAAGAATGGTGAATTTACCAGCGATGTGATTGTTGTCGTCCGTTTTCAGGGCCCCAAGGCCAACGGCATGCCTGAGTTGCACAGTCTGACACCAGTTCTGGCGAACCTTCAGGCCAAGGGCTTGAACGTCGCACTTGTGACCGACGGTCGCATGTCCGGTGCATCGGGAAAAGTTCTGTCAGCAATCCACGTCTGCCCCGAGGCCGTCGATGGCGGGCCAATTGCTCGGCTGGCTGATGGCGATGTGGTTCGGGTTGACGCAAAAGATGGTCGGCTTGAAATTATCACCGAGGGCGTATTGGACCGCCCATTGGTCACCGCCGATCTGAGCGGAAATGAACATGGGCAAGGGCGCGACCTTTTTGCCAATTTCCGCGCGCTTGTTGGATCTGCCGACACGGGCGCTAGCGCTCTATAA
- a CDS encoding lipid A-modifier LpxR family protein: MFRIFAGVLMASLVALSPAQAEDRSRLGYGRMFTNDYFGDGKDRWRTGSISSSRVWGPTWQGQVPQGFGELIELRLSAEVLAPDNLETPDVGDRPYAGSITIGAHTHFGWNGFDMSTGADLVLTGSGTGLGSLQREFHELFGMQVPSDEVLDNQISGIDPTLVVEMARTLDLSDQVTLRPFLEGRAGAETFVRAGFDLTLGNIGQGELLIRENTTGQRYRVIQNSDNGGFSFVVGADMAQVAKSIYLPEDQGFDLTGSRDRVRAGVHWQGDSASAFYGLTWLGKEFEGQDDDQVVGSIRVNFRF; encoded by the coding sequence ATGTTTCGAATTTTTGCAGGGGTGCTCATGGCATCTCTGGTTGCCCTTTCGCCGGCTCAGGCCGAAGACCGTAGCCGCCTTGGCTATGGTCGCATGTTTACCAATGACTATTTTGGGGATGGCAAAGACCGCTGGCGCACGGGATCGATTTCCTCCTCTCGGGTGTGGGGGCCGACATGGCAAGGCCAGGTGCCCCAAGGCTTTGGCGAATTGATCGAATTGCGCCTTTCAGCCGAAGTGCTGGCTCCCGATAACCTCGAGACGCCCGATGTTGGCGATCGGCCCTACGCAGGTTCGATTACGATCGGCGCACATACCCATTTTGGCTGGAATGGCTTTGACATGAGCACGGGGGCCGATCTTGTTTTGACAGGCTCAGGGACTGGGCTTGGGAGCTTACAGCGCGAATTCCACGAGCTCTTTGGCATGCAGGTCCCGTCTGATGAAGTATTGGATAACCAGATTTCAGGGATAGATCCGACCCTTGTTGTTGAGATGGCCCGGACACTGGACCTGAGTGATCAGGTCACCTTGCGCCCGTTCCTTGAAGGCCGTGCCGGCGCCGAAACGTTTGTGCGCGCAGGGTTTGATCTGACGTTAGGAAACATTGGGCAAGGCGAGTTGTTGATACGCGAGAATACGACCGGCCAACGCTACCGTGTGATCCAAAACAGTGACAACGGCGGGTTCAGCTTTGTCGTGGGGGCCGACATGGCGCAGGTTGCTAAGAGCATCTATTTGCCCGAAGACCAAGGATTTGACTTAACCGGCAGCCGAGATCGCGTACGGGCCGGAGTGCATTGGCAGGGCGACAGCGCCTCCGCTTTTTATGGGCTGACTTGGCTCGGTAAAGAATTTGAAGGCCAGGACGACGATCAGGTTGTTGGGTCCATTCGGGTCAATTTTCGGTTCTGA
- the gap gene encoding type I glyceraldehyde-3-phosphate dehydrogenase, whose amino-acid sequence MALKIAINGFGRIGRNVLRALVEYGFDGIEVVAINDLAAPETLLHLLKYDSVHGRLKADAKLEGDVLHVAGQTIRLTAERDPKALPWGDVDIAYECTGLFTQRDKAAMHLENGSKRVLISAPGKGADRTIVFGVNEGEVTAEDTVVSNASCTTNCLAPMVKVLDDAFGIETGYMTTIHAYTGDQPSHDTAHRDPYRGRAAALSMVPTSTGAATAISLVIPHMKGRLEGSAVRVPTANVSLVDLSFMPSNAATIEAVNAAMQAASNGPMGQVLSFEADPLVSVDFNHDPHSSCFAPAQTKVTEGGMVRVVSWYDNEWGFSNRMNDTARLMGQLMQNHAANDPA is encoded by the coding sequence ATGGCACTCAAGATCGCAATCAATGGCTTTGGCCGCATTGGCCGTAACGTCCTGCGGGCCTTGGTGGAATATGGCTTTGACGGAATAGAAGTGGTCGCGATTAACGACCTCGCAGCACCAGAGACGTTGTTACATCTGCTGAAATACGATTCTGTACATGGCCGGCTCAAGGCCGATGCCAAGCTTGAAGGTGACGTGCTGCATGTCGCAGGCCAGACCATTCGCTTGACTGCGGAGCGTGATCCCAAAGCCCTTCCTTGGGGCGACGTTGATATTGCCTACGAATGTACCGGCCTTTTCACTCAGCGTGACAAAGCAGCGATGCATCTGGAGAATGGCAGCAAACGCGTGCTGATATCTGCACCCGGCAAAGGGGCAGATCGCACAATCGTCTTTGGGGTCAACGAGGGCGAAGTGACGGCGGAAGATACCGTTGTGTCGAATGCCTCGTGCACAACGAACTGTTTGGCACCCATGGTCAAAGTGCTCGATGATGCCTTCGGGATCGAAACGGGGTACATGACCACCATCCACGCCTATACTGGTGACCAGCCTTCGCATGATACCGCGCACCGCGATCCCTATCGTGGCCGGGCCGCAGCGCTGTCGATGGTTCCAACGTCAACGGGTGCCGCAACTGCAATCTCACTGGTGATCCCACATATGAAGGGTCGCCTTGAAGGATCTGCCGTTCGGGTCCCAACGGCAAATGTCTCGCTCGTCGATCTCAGCTTTATGCCGAGCAACGCGGCAACCATCGAAGCCGTGAACGCGGCCATGCAAGCGGCGTCAAACGGGCCGATGGGGCAGGTGCTTTCTTTTGAGGCTGACCCGCTTGTTTCTGTCGATTTTAACCACGACCCTCACTCAAGCTGCTTTGCCCCTGCGCAAACAAAGGTGACCGAGGGTGGTATGGTCCGGGTCGTAAGCTGGTACGATAACGAATGGGGCTTTTCGAATCGTATGAATGACACGGCGCGCCTAATGGGGCAGCTGATGCAAAATCACGCGGCAAACGATCCCGCCTGA
- the eda gene encoding bifunctional 4-hydroxy-2-oxoglutarate aldolase/2-dehydro-3-deoxy-phosphogluconate aldolase — translation MTPQDASAAAYEIARMAPIIPVLVVHDIAHARPLAEALVAGGLPALEVTLRTPAALEVIAEMAKVKGGIVGAGTLLTPGDVARAKDAGALFGVSPGATDILLDACEAADLPTLPGAATASEAMRLLERGYDMLKFFPAEASGGAPALKAIGSPLPQIRFCPTGGVSTSNASSYLSLPNVVCAGGSWVAPDALVQAGDWDAITELARAASNLAR, via the coding sequence ATGACCCCGCAAGACGCATCAGCTGCAGCCTATGAGATTGCCCGCATGGCACCGATCATCCCAGTGTTGGTTGTGCATGATATTGCTCACGCACGTCCCTTGGCCGAAGCGTTGGTGGCTGGTGGATTGCCAGCACTTGAGGTCACATTGCGGACACCAGCCGCACTTGAGGTCATCGCTGAAATGGCAAAGGTCAAAGGTGGCATTGTCGGTGCAGGAACGCTGCTGACACCCGGTGATGTCGCGCGCGCCAAGGACGCAGGGGCGCTGTTTGGTGTGTCACCCGGGGCCACGGATATTCTGTTGGATGCGTGCGAAGCGGCTGATTTACCTACGCTGCCAGGTGCCGCAACAGCAAGCGAGGCCATGCGCCTTCTTGAGCGCGGCTATGACATGCTCAAGTTCTTCCCCGCAGAAGCGTCTGGTGGGGCACCTGCGCTAAAGGCTATCGGTTCGCCGTTGCCACAAATCCGCTTTTGCCCAACTGGCGGTGTCAGCACGTCGAACGCAAGCAGCTACCTAAGTCTTCCAAATGTGGTCTGTGCCGGGGGCAGTTGGGTTGCACCTGATGCGCTTGTTCAGGCTGGCGACTGGGATGCGATCACTGAACTGGCAAGGGCAGCAAGCAATCTCGCTCGCTGA
- a CDS encoding ABC transporter permease, translating into MSSQDDYEGAATQSRATVAEFDDHRRGFVGSFHHALHTTPALVPLIVLLAAIVIFGMLLGSKFFSPFALTLILQQVQIVGIVAAAQSLVILTAGIDLSVGAIAVISSVIMGQFTFRYGLPVEVAVACGLIIGTGIGAVNGWLIAVMKLPPFIVTLGMWQIVLAANFLYSANETIRSQDIAANAPLLQFLGTTFKVGADADGRGGANFTYGVLFMVGVILLLSYVLKHTAWGRHVYAVGDDPEAAELSGVNVKGTLISVYALAGLICAFAGWALIGRIGSVSPTSGQLLNIESITAVVIGGISLFGGRGSILGTLFGALIVGVFTLGLRLLGADAQWTFLLIGALIIAAVAVDQWIRKVAA; encoded by the coding sequence ATGTCATCGCAGGACGATTACGAAGGCGCGGCAACACAAAGTCGGGCAACTGTTGCGGAATTTGACGACCATAGACGTGGTTTTGTTGGCAGCTTCCACCACGCATTGCATACGACACCGGCGCTGGTTCCCCTGATCGTTCTCCTCGCTGCTATTGTCATTTTTGGAATGCTTCTGGGTTCTAAGTTCTTTTCGCCCTTCGCACTGACCTTGATCCTGCAACAGGTCCAGATTGTCGGTATTGTGGCCGCGGCCCAATCGTTGGTTATTTTGACCGCAGGCATCGACCTCAGCGTAGGGGCCATTGCAGTTATTTCTTCTGTTATCATGGGGCAATTCACCTTTCGCTACGGCCTGCCGGTCGAAGTCGCTGTGGCCTGCGGATTGATCATTGGGACAGGCATCGGGGCGGTCAATGGCTGGTTGATCGCCGTGATGAAGCTGCCGCCGTTCATCGTAACGCTTGGGATGTGGCAAATCGTGCTTGCGGCGAATTTTCTGTATTCTGCGAATGAAACCATCCGAAGTCAGGATATCGCCGCCAACGCACCATTGCTTCAATTTCTAGGCACCACGTTCAAAGTCGGAGCCGACGCTGATGGCCGGGGCGGGGCGAATTTCACCTATGGTGTACTGTTTATGGTTGGTGTGATTTTGTTGCTCTCTTATGTTCTCAAACACACCGCGTGGGGGCGCCATGTTTACGCTGTGGGCGATGATCCCGAGGCCGCAGAGCTGTCGGGGGTTAATGTCAAAGGCACGCTCATTTCTGTATATGCGCTGGCCGGTTTGATCTGTGCCTTCGCGGGATGGGCCCTGATCGGCAGGATCGGGTCGGTATCCCCCACATCTGGACAGCTTTTGAACATCGAAAGCATCACCGCCGTTGTTATCGGGGGCATCTCTCTCTTTGGCGGGCGCGGCTCCATACTAGGTACCTTGTTTGGCGCATTGATCGTTGGGGTGTTTACGCTTGGGTTGCGCTTGCTGGGCGCAGACGCTCAATGGACGTTCTTGCTGATCGGCGCTCTCATTATTGCGGCGGTTGCTGTGGATCAGTGGATCAGAAAGGTGGCCGCATAA
- a CDS encoding Hint domain-containing protein codes for MGTGYRGTFVISWSQTDIDGLEAAPVHALTVGAAWAWRGDAIRVDGPSDVLRLDEADGADKLRKRAARMVHRLVGTALERNPAPKRATIDMPIMDNSFVMTDGAKSYTVTLIEVGRGSQPLLMFLDEMPPRDRDLWIVHHTLGSGIGDSGTDAQGGVICFTPGTRILTPNGSALIEDLAEGDYIQTKDNGAQPVQWVGSRRMTGARLFAMPRLRPVRINAGALGGDCPDGDLVVSPQHRVLIKGAKAQSLFNTSEVLVAAKDLINGKTVSVDMRAREVTYIHLLLEEHQVMWANGVETESFHPASASLASLGELDRKRLLTHYPELEFDPHTYGSFARRTLSSSEAAILGHAA; via the coding sequence ATGGGAACGGGCTATCGTGGCACGTTCGTTATATCCTGGTCGCAAACAGACATAGACGGTCTTGAGGCTGCACCTGTGCATGCGTTGACCGTCGGGGCCGCTTGGGCCTGGCGTGGTGACGCCATCCGTGTGGATGGACCGTCGGACGTATTGCGACTGGATGAAGCGGACGGTGCAGACAAACTTCGCAAACGCGCGGCGCGCATGGTGCACCGCCTTGTTGGCACCGCCCTTGAGCGGAACCCTGCACCAAAGCGGGCAACAATCGATATGCCGATCATGGACAACAGTTTTGTCATGACGGACGGCGCAAAAAGCTACACCGTGACCTTGATCGAGGTCGGTCGGGGTAGCCAACCGTTATTGATGTTCCTCGACGAGATGCCGCCGCGAGACCGTGATCTGTGGATCGTGCACCACACGCTGGGTTCGGGCATCGGCGACAGCGGTACGGATGCGCAAGGCGGCGTGATCTGCTTTACGCCGGGTACGCGCATTCTAACGCCCAATGGCTCTGCCTTGATCGAAGATCTCGCCGAAGGCGATTATATTCAGACCAAAGACAATGGCGCACAGCCGGTTCAATGGGTCGGCAGTCGGCGTATGACAGGTGCCCGCCTGTTTGCGATGCCGCGTCTGCGTCCTGTGCGGATCAATGCGGGCGCTTTGGGTGGTGACTGCCCTGATGGCGATTTAGTGGTGTCGCCCCAGCACCGTGTTCTGATCAAGGGCGCAAAGGCGCAAAGCCTGTTCAATACATCAGAAGTTTTGGTCGCGGCGAAGGATCTGATCAACGGAAAAACCGTGTCCGTCGACATGCGGGCGCGCGAAGTGACCTATATTCATCTGTTGTTAGAAGAACATCAGGTGATGTGGGCCAACGGTGTTGAGACAGAGAGCTTTCACCCCGCTTCTGCATCCCTCGCGTCGCTTGGTGAGTTAGATCGAAAACGGCTCCTGACGCACTATCCCGAGTTGGAGTTTGACCCTCACACGTACGGCAGCTTTGCCCGGCGCACGTT
- a CDS encoding nucleoside/nucleotide kinase family protein has translation MTDTKAIAAKLSEQIMAAPRKGRRRLVALAGPPASGKSTFAEQLAEALIGAGSQAQVVPMDGFHLHNPILIERDLLRRKGAPETFDAAGFYELVRRLGIEDAVFFPTFDRARDIAIAGAGQVDANVDTVIVEGNYLLFDEPVWRDLHPLWDFAIRLDVPMDVLRARLVARWLEHGLSTKQAEARASENDLPNAERVIKAALIADATLTA, from the coding sequence GTGACCGATACCAAAGCCATTGCGGCTAAACTCTCAGAGCAAATTATGGCTGCGCCGCGCAAGGGGCGTCGTCGTTTGGTGGCGCTCGCTGGTCCACCGGCCAGCGGTAAATCAACCTTTGCTGAGCAATTGGCTGAGGCGCTAATCGGCGCGGGCAGTCAAGCTCAGGTTGTTCCAATGGACGGTTTTCATTTGCACAATCCGATTTTGATTGAGCGCGACCTGCTAAGGCGAAAGGGTGCGCCAGAGACATTCGATGCTGCGGGTTTTTATGAACTTGTCCGGCGTCTAGGCATTGAGGATGCAGTGTTCTTTCCCACCTTTGACAGAGCCCGTGACATCGCAATTGCCGGGGCCGGGCAGGTAGATGCAAATGTTGATACGGTCATCGTCGAAGGGAACTACCTGCTCTTTGATGAACCGGTGTGGCGCGACCTGCATCCGTTGTGGGACTTCGCTATCCGCCTGGATGTGCCGATGGACGTCTTGCGCGCACGATTGGTAGCGCGATGGTTGGAGCATGGTTTGTCCACAAAACAGGCCGAAGCACGTGCGTCTGAAAACGATTTGCCGAATGCAGAACGTGTGATCAAGGCGGCGCTGATCGCGGATGCAACCCTGACAGCTTAG
- a CDS encoding AMP-binding protein — MTVYKTALKDVPLTNQSITERVFEGLVGRPDEVVLTDGLTGTTITASEFLDRVKRLAGGLTAKGFGKGQTVAVIAPNSPEYCVIFHAVAWAGGTITTLNPTYTASEIMHQLNDSEAELLITVPAILEAAQAGIAGTKVREIVTIEPADGMVSLEDLMGEPISEQVPVNIETHSVVLPYSSGTTGLPKGVRLSHRNLVVNVDQCCLGTGFRPGEVAAAFLPFFHIYGMTALMNIHLGCGGALVTMPRFDLELFLRISQDHKARRMWVVPPVALALAKHPIVDQFDLSSIEEIFCGAAPMGAELSDAVASRLDCVVAQGYGMTELSPVSHVTPSSAPRAGASGFAVSNTDCRIVDPDSGKDQPPGQTGELWIKGPQVMLGYLNNDAATQGTMAPGGWLKTGDIALIDTDGYMFIVDRLKELIKYKGFQVAPAELEATLVGHAGITDAAVIGQPDEEAGELPIAFVVVADPAPTEDEIKAFIKDTLSTYKQLHRVIFVDQIPKSASGKILRRVLRDQIS; from the coding sequence ATGACAGTTTACAAAACCGCCCTAAAAGATGTGCCTCTGACCAATCAGAGCATCACGGAACGGGTTTTCGAAGGGCTTGTAGGTCGCCCTGATGAAGTTGTGCTGACAGATGGTTTGACGGGTACCACCATTACTGCCTCCGAATTTTTGGACCGCGTCAAACGTCTGGCCGGAGGTCTGACGGCCAAGGGGTTTGGCAAGGGGCAAACCGTTGCAGTGATTGCGCCTAACAGCCCAGAGTACTGTGTGATTTTTCATGCCGTTGCTTGGGCAGGAGGGACGATCACTACGCTTAACCCTACCTACACAGCTTCAGAAATCATGCACCAGCTCAACGATTCCGAAGCCGAGTTACTCATTACCGTTCCCGCCATTCTGGAAGCGGCACAAGCCGGTATTGCTGGTACGAAAGTCCGGGAAATCGTGACGATAGAACCGGCGGACGGGATGGTTTCCCTTGAGGATCTCATGGGTGAACCGATATCCGAACAGGTGCCCGTCAACATTGAAACCCATAGTGTCGTGCTGCCCTATTCTTCGGGAACGACTGGTTTGCCCAAAGGTGTCCGGCTGTCGCATCGCAATCTTGTGGTCAATGTAGATCAGTGTTGCCTTGGCACAGGTTTCCGTCCGGGTGAGGTCGCGGCCGCTTTCCTTCCGTTCTTTCACATCTACGGAATGACTGCCTTGATGAATATTCATCTGGGTTGTGGTGGCGCTTTGGTGACCATGCCGCGCTTTGATCTGGAGCTTTTCTTACGCATTTCCCAAGACCACAAAGCGCGCCGTATGTGGGTTGTCCCGCCGGTCGCCCTTGCGCTGGCAAAACACCCAATCGTCGACCAGTTCGATTTAAGTAGCATTGAAGAAATCTTTTGCGGGGCTGCTCCTATGGGGGCGGAATTATCCGACGCTGTGGCCAGCCGTTTGGATTGTGTGGTGGCGCAGGGCTACGGCATGACAGAACTCAGCCCCGTATCGCACGTCACGCCCAGTTCCGCTCCGCGTGCAGGGGCATCAGGCTTTGCAGTGTCGAACACTGATTGCCGCATCGTTGATCCAGACAGCGGCAAGGATCAGCCACCAGGCCAGACAGGCGAGCTGTGGATTAAAGGCCCGCAAGTCATGCTGGGCTATCTCAATAATGATGCGGCTACCCAAGGAACGATGGCTCCGGGCGGATGGCTCAAAACAGGTGACATCGCGTTGATTGATACGGATGGCTACATGTTTATTGTGGACCGCTTGAAAGAGTTGATTAAATACAAAGGCTTTCAAGTCGCTCCCGCTGAACTTGAGGCAACGCTGGTCGGTCATGCGGGCATTACCGATGCTGCGGTCATTGGCCAACCCGATGAAGAAGCAGGAGAACTGCCGATTGCATTTGTCGTAGTTGCAGATCCCGCTCCTACAGAAGATGAGATCAAGGCGTTCATCAAAGACACGCTATCGACGTATAAACAACTGCACAGAGTGATCTTCGTCGATCAAATCCCCAAATCTGCTTCGGGGAAAATCTTGCGCCGGGTATTGCGCGATCAAATCAGTTGA
- a CDS encoding winged helix DNA-binding protein, giving the protein MSETPLPNRRIVSSRHLAEGEMWEASELEYGMIIAYNAFSRWMSRCMTAAGKADLTPLEILVLHNTNSRGREKRLTDICFLLNIEDTHTVNYALRKLLKQELLVSEKRGKEVFYSTSPSGTELCEAYRKVRSSCFLDGLSRMDLSGDELREIAASLRALSGQYDQSSRAAASL; this is encoded by the coding sequence ATGTCCGAAACTCCACTCCCCAACCGCCGCATTGTGTCGTCGCGCCATCTGGCTGAGGGCGAAATGTGGGAAGCCTCTGAGCTCGAATACGGGATGATCATCGCCTACAACGCCTTTAGTCGCTGGATGTCGCGCTGCATGACCGCTGCGGGCAAGGCGGATTTAACGCCGCTGGAAATTCTGGTGCTGCACAACACCAATTCGCGCGGACGCGAAAAGCGACTGACCGACATCTGCTTTTTATTGAATATCGAAGACACGCATACGGTCAATTACGCCTTGCGTAAGCTTCTGAAACAAGAGCTTTTGGTGTCCGAAAAGCGCGGTAAGGAGGTGTTTTATAGCACGTCACCGTCCGGCACGGAATTATGCGAAGCCTACCGAAAAGTGCGGAGCAGTTGTTTTCTCGATGGGTTGTCACGCATGGATTTGTCCGGGGATGAGCTGCGCGAAATCGCGGCGTCGCTTCGGGCGCTTTCAGGGCAATACGATCAATCCAGCCGCGCCGCCGCCTCTCTTTAG
- a CDS encoding ATP-binding cassette domain-containing protein, whose product MEPILQGRGLVKRYGRVTALDNCDFELYPGEILAVIGDNGAGKSSLIKAVSGAVIPDAGEVFLEGEKVNFTSPIQARDAGIETVYQTLAMSPALSIADNMFMGREIRRPGWRGKFLRQLDRPTMERMARDKLTELGLMTIQNINQAVETLSGGQRQGVAVARAAAFGSKVIILDEPTAALGVKESRKVLELIQDVKSRGIPIILISHNMPHVFEVADRIHVHRLGKRLCVIDPKDYTMSDAVAFMTGAKEAPAAA is encoded by the coding sequence ATGGAACCGATTTTACAAGGACGCGGGTTGGTCAAACGGTACGGTCGTGTCACTGCATTGGATAACTGCGATTTTGAACTGTATCCGGGCGAGATTTTGGCCGTCATTGGCGATAATGGTGCCGGGAAATCTTCTCTGATCAAGGCCGTATCGGGCGCTGTTATCCCAGACGCGGGTGAAGTCTTTCTGGAGGGTGAAAAGGTGAATTTCACCTCTCCAATCCAAGCGCGGGATGCTGGGATTGAAACGGTCTATCAAACCCTTGCGATGTCGCCGGCGTTGTCGATCGCCGACAACATGTTTATGGGGCGAGAAATTCGCAGGCCCGGCTGGCGCGGCAAGTTCTTGCGCCAATTGGACCGCCCGACAATGGAGCGCATGGCCCGTGACAAGCTGACGGAGCTGGGGCTGATGACCATCCAAAACATCAACCAAGCGGTTGAGACGCTTTCGGGTGGTCAACGCCAAGGGGTCGCCGTGGCCCGCGCCGCGGCTTTTGGCTCCAAGGTTATCATCTTGGATGAACCCACCGCTGCTTTGGGCGTCAAAGAAAGCCGTAAGGTGCTTGAGCTTATTCAGGATGTTAAGTCGCGTGGTATTCCGATAATCTTGATTAGCCACAATATGCCTCATGTGTTCGAGGTGGCCGATCGCATACACGTGCACCGTTTGGGTAAGCGTCTTTGTGTGATTGATCCGAAGGATTACACGATGTCTGATGCTGTTGCCTTTATGACCGGCGCTAAAGAAGCGCCTGCTGCGGCGTGA